One Drosophila virilis strain 15010-1051.87 chromosome 5, Dvir_AGI_RSII-ME, whole genome shotgun sequence DNA window includes the following coding sequences:
- the LOC6635951 gene encoding deoxyribonuclease TATDN1 yields the protein MRATKYLRMALKYIDIGANLTDPMFRGCYGGSTKHPADLDIVLERAWQHGLQKLIITSGCVKDVDEALQLTAKDERLYTTVGAHPTRCGEFLPDPEQYYSELRSRIKANPEKVIAVGECGLDYDRLHFCAKETQLQYFEKQLSLAAEFRLPLFLHMRNAHKDFMDILERNRDQLKACGGGVVHSFTGTLHEAKNILAFGGLYIGLNGCSLKTAENLEVVQQLPNDRIMLETDCPWCGIRPTHASHKHVTTKFPTVKKKEKWTAQTLIDGRNEPCQIGQVLEAIAGIKQQPKEQLAELYYQNTLDLFFSGSK from the exons ATGCgtgcaacaaaatatttgagaaTGGCCTTAAAATAcattg ACATTGGCGCCAATCTCACGGATCCCATGTTTCGGGGCTGTTATGGCGGCTCAACGAAACATCCGGCAGACTTGGACATAGTTTTGGAACGCGCCTGGCAGCACGGCTTGCAGAAGCTAATTATTACATCGGGTTGTGTAAAGGATGTGGACGAAGCGCTGCAGCTGACTGCCAAGGATG AGCGCCTGTACACAACCGTGGGCGCACATCCCACACGCTGCGGTGAGTTCCTGCCCGATCCGGAGCAGTACTACAGCGAGTTGCGCTCCAGAATCAAAGCGAATCCGGAGAAGGTAATCGCTGTGGGCGAATGCGGACTGGACTATGATCGCCTGCACTTTTGTGCGAAGGAAACACAGCTGCAGTACTTTGAGAAACAGCTCAGCCTGGCGGCGGAATTTCGATTGCCGCTCTTCCTGCACATGCGAAATGCTCACAAGGATTTCATGGACATATTGGAGCGCAATCGAGACCAGCTCAAGGCTTGCGGTGGCGGTGTGGTGCATAGTTTTACCGGCACACTGCACGAGGCCAAGAACATATTGGCCTTTGGTGGTCTCTACATAGGATTGAACGGCTGCTCGCTGAAGACGGCCGAGAATCTGGAGGTGGTGCAACAGCTGCCCAATGACCGCATTATGCTCGAGACGGATTGCCCCTGGTGTGGCATACGGCCCACGCATGCGAGTCACAAACATGTAACCACAAAGTTTCCCACTGTCAAGAAGAAAGAGAAGTGGACCGCGCAGACTTTGATCGATGGACGCAACGAGCCATGTCAGATTGG TCAAGTCTTGGAGGCAATTGCGGGCATCAAACAGCAGCCCAAGGAGCAGCTGGCTGAGCTTTACTATCAAAACACGTTGGACTTGTTCTTTAGCGGCTCGAAATAA
- the LOC6635952 gene encoding GTP-binding protein Di-Ras2, whose product MADLERIRLVLLGGAGVGKSSIVKRFLFKSYTDKYRATVEDLYNREYDLGGVTLKVDILDTSGDMQFPAMRRLSIATAHAFMLVYATTSAPSFQCVKQCFEEIREQRADFQDIPIVIAGNKADLATTHREVRQEEVTDWVFCELPRLRAKVVECSAKEDTNVTELFKTLLSLSRFLPASSSSVGPGAASVEPAPSGFKRRSSAYVSASSSRNKNRMNSPSVSGDKKSSLVDAVDVASTSAEAKLKPRSRSLIRRASRKTKQQINNASDDCNLQ is encoded by the exons ATGGCGGATCTGGAACGCATACGACTCGTGCTGCTGGGCGGCGCGGGCGTCGGCAAGAGCTCCATTGTGAAGCGTTTCCTATTCAAGAGCTATACGGACAAATACCGCGCCACCGTCGAGGATCTATACAATCGCGAATATGACCTCGGCGGCGTCACGCTAAAG GTGGACATTTTGGACACATCCGGCGACATGCAATTCCCCGCCATGCGACGCCTCTCCATCGCAACGGCCCACGCCTTCATGCTGGTGTATGCAACAACATCGGCGCCCAGCTTTCAGTGTGTCAAGCAATGCTTCGAGGAGATTCGCGAACAGCGCGCCGACTTTCAG GATATACCCATTGTTATTGCTGGCAACAAGGCCGACTTGGCAACCACCCACCGGGAGGTGCGGCAGGAGGAGGTCACAGATTGGGTCTTTTGCGAATTGCCACGCCTCAG GGCCAAGGTGGTCGAGTGCTCGGCCAAGGAGGACACCAACGTGACCGAACTGTTCAAGACCCTGCTCTCCCTGTCCCGCTTCCTgcccgccagcagcagcagcgtcggcCCGGGCGCCGCCAGCGTCGAACCGGCGCCCAGCGGCTTTAAGCGCCGCTCCTCGGCCTACGTCAGCGCATCGTCCAGTCGCA ACAAAAACCGCATGAACAGCCCCTCGGTGAGCGGCGACAAGAAGTCGAGTCTCGTGGATGCCGTCGATGTGGCCAGCACCAGCGCCGAGGCCAAACTAAAGCCACGTTCCAG ATCGCTCATACGCCGTGCATCACGCAAGACCAAGCAGCAAATCAACAACGCATCCGACGACTGTAATTTGCAGTAA